In the genome of Streptomyces sp. 846.5, the window GTCGGGTTCTGGAAGTTGGGCACCAGGTACAGCAGCTTGGGACGCTCCGCCGCGACCAGGGCGTCCAGCTCGTCCGGGACGATGCCCTCCGCGTCGGTGGGGACCGGGACGACGCGTGCGCTGGCGAGCGCGAAGCACTGCAGCGCGGCGAGGTAGGTCGGGTCCTCGACCAGGACGGTGTCGCCGGGCTCCAGCAGGGCCGAGGTCAGCAGCGACAGCCCCTGCTGGGAGCCGCCGGTGATCAGCAGCTCCTCCGGGTCGGTGGGCAGGCCGCGCGCGGTGAGCCGGGCGGCGACGGCCGCGCGCAGTGACGGGTCGCCCTCGGTGGTCGAGTACTGCAGCACCCGCTGCGGCGACTCGCGCAGCACCGCGTCGTAGGCCGCGCGGATGCCTTCCGCGTCGAACAGCTCGGGAGCGGGCAGGCCGCCCGCGAACGAGATCACCTCGGGGCGGGCGGTCAGCGCCAGGATCTCCCGGACCGGTGACCCGCCCACCTCGGCGGTACGGGCGGCAAGAGCAGGAGCGGGAGCTGGGGAGTGGGCTGCAGCGGTGCCGGTGTCGGCTGGGGTCGTCATCGACCCACCCTACGAACACTCGTCCCTTCGTCCAGGGCGATTTCAGGATGCGGTCGCGGCGACGTGTCATATCTCTAGATACTGAGTGTATAGACGCGGTATCTACACTCGGCGTACCGTGGCGGCATGAGTGTTCCGCTGACCCTGCTGGGTCTGCTCGACCGTGAGCCGAGCCATGGATACGACCTGAAACGCGACTACGACACCTTCTTCGTGCGAGGCAAACCGCTGCCCGCCGGGCAGGTCTACTCGACCCTCGGGCGGCTGGCCCGCGACGGCAAGGTCGTCGCCGGGGAGAGCGAGGCCGGCAGCGGCCCCGACCGCAAGCGGTACGCGATCACCCCGGCCGGCCGGAGCGAGGTCGAGTCCTGGCTGGCCGAGCCGGTGGACGGCGACCCCAACCTGCAGACCGTGCTGTTCGTCAAGGTCGTGCTGGCGCTGATGCTGGGACGTGACGCCGAGGGCTACCTCGACGCCCAGCGCGCCTCGCACCTGCAACGGATGCGGGAACTGACGACCCTGCGGCGCAGCGGCGACCCGGTCGACGCGCTCCTCGCCGACCACCGGCTGTTCCACCTGGAGGCCGACCTGCGCTGGATCGACCTCACCGCCGCCAGGCTGACCACCCTGGCGGACATGGTGGCCGCCTCATGAGCGCCGAGCAGCTCCCCGAAGTCCCCTCCCCCCGTGGCCCGCTGATCGCGGCCAGGGACGTGTACCGCTCCTTCGGCAGCACCCCGGCGCTGCGGGGGGCCGACCTGTCGGTCGACGCCGGCGAGATCGTCGCCGTGATGGGCCCCAGCGGTTCGGGCAAGTCGACGCTGCTGCACTGCCTGGCCGGGATCTACCGGCCGGACCGCGGCGAGGTGTGGTTCGACGGCCACCGGCTCGACCAGCTCAACGAATCCAGGCGGACCGAGCTGCGCCGCACCTCCTTCGGCTTCGTCTTCCAGTTCGGGCAGCTGGTACCGGAACTGACGGTGGCTGACAACATCGCCCTGCCCCTGCTGTTCAGCCGGGCCGACCGCAAGGACGCCTACCGCAAGGCCGCGGACTGGCTGACCCGCCTGGAACTCGACGGTCTGGGAGGCCGGCGCACCGGCGAACTGTCCGGCGGTCAGGCGCAGCGCGTCGCCATCGCCAGGGCGCTGGTGATCCACCCCCGGGTGCTCTTCGCGGACG includes:
- a CDS encoding ABC transporter ATP-binding protein; amino-acid sequence: MSAEQLPEVPSPRGPLIAARDVYRSFGSTPALRGADLSVDAGEIVAVMGPSGSGKSTLLHCLAGIYRPDRGEVWFDGHRLDQLNESRRTELRRTSFGFVFQFGQLVPELTVADNIALPLLFSRADRKDAYRKAADWLTRLELDGLGGRRTGELSGGQAQRVAIARALVIHPRVLFADEPTGSLDSLTGERAMDLLTDLARAEGTTVVLVTHDARVAAYADREIMVRDGLVTSPYPAEGGR
- a CDS encoding PadR family transcriptional regulator; amino-acid sequence: MSVPLTLLGLLDREPSHGYDLKRDYDTFFVRGKPLPAGQVYSTLGRLARDGKVVAGESEAGSGPDRKRYAITPAGRSEVESWLAEPVDGDPNLQTVLFVKVVLALMLGRDAEGYLDAQRASHLQRMRELTTLRRSGDPVDALLADHRLFHLEADLRWIDLTAARLTTLADMVAAS